The following DNA comes from Heptranchias perlo isolate sHepPer1 chromosome 42, sHepPer1.hap1, whole genome shotgun sequence.
ACACAGGTATTTTCCTGAACAATTGCTTCGTTCATTGTTACCAACCAGACATGGAAGTGAATCCTTATCCAGTTACCCGCCACTGGGCGTGGTCGGTTGGAGGTGGAGGGGCAGGGGCCAGGTAAGGACGGACTGGTGGTTTTGTAGGGAGGCATGTGAGGTAGAAGtggtgggagttggggggaggggcggatcgAGGAGGCGTATGAGGTGAACGGGCGGGTCGGGGAGGGGCGAGTCAAAATAGAGGCCGCAAATAAGTTTCACTTATGATGACACTGAAGATAAATTTAACGTGTCCCTTTTTGTTTGTCATCAAAGAGTAACGATTTCCATTCAAGCTGAGAATCCTGCTCAACAATTCTTCACAATGCTGTCAGACAGCGTTAAGTGAGTTCGAAGGAAGGCATTGTTGGATTAGCTTTAAAATGCCACatgattttaatagtttatgtgatgttttgtgtctccagtaacaggagctgggatgggatttatgggatgGAATGTGAAACAATCTCACTTCTAGTGCAGAACAGCAGTCAGCTCTTGGGTTTATTTCACCAACTGGACAATCAGAACAACGGGATAAGTGAGCACATTCTTAAACTCCTGTCTGACTTTGGTCTGAGTCACGACGTAGATGCAGGTGTTACTGCAGGAACTGAGCATTTGCAGTATCGGCCCGATGTATCCTAAGCCGCCTGGAAGGTGATTGCCGAAGTATTGATCAGTGAAGTAATTTAACACAATTCGTTCGTGGATAGTGGACACAGCTTGTGTCATCCACAACAGTATGAAACTTGCAGATATGCTGAAGAGCAGAACGATGGACTTCttgcggttctccatctctgtatcCTTGTGATTCTCCCGATCACGCTTCCCCCGGAGCCCCCTGCGCACTCGACTCGCCAGCAAAATATGTCTGACCGTCAGGGCGTTGAGAAGCAGAATCAGCACGAACGGGAGCAGTGGAGTTAACGCACGATGAAAGTAGTCGAATGCTTTCCACTGGGGTGAGGTATAGTAGCTCAACCTCACCATGCAATTTATCGGCatggaaaaaaaatagaaaacttTATATCGAAAATACCAAGGgatgttcttcaaacagctcaaCGCACTCACTGTTGCGAGAACCACAGCCGCTGTTCTCGCGGTGCAATATttcgttttcagcttctggcaacaaatggccacaaatcgatcaaaggtgaaagtgacagtgaaccagacagaacagtctgtggctgcatgaGTGAGGCAGTCACCGAGGCCACACATGGTAATGCTGTTTCTGAATATATTAATGAAATAAAGAGTGACAATCCGGTCCAGAATCACAGCAGTGAGGATAACGGTTAGAtcagccgctgccatggacaccaggtaacaggAAATACATCGAGTCAGACCACACTTTCGCCGGGATAAGATTAGGATCACCAGCAGGTTAACTGGGAGAAATAGAACAAAGAAGGTCAAGAAAATCACTCATCAGATTGACAGCAAAGATTGCACAGGATTTTGAGAGAAATTTATATTGAGCTTACTGTGTTCAGCAAATTGAGACCGAACCCCAGACCTGGGCAGTgcaatcaaatggagactgatccccaCACCTGGACAGtgccatcaaatggagactgaactcCAGACCTGGGCAGTGCCATAAAATGGAGATTGAAGCCCAGACCTGGACAGTGCCATCAACTGAAGACTGATCCCCAGACCTGGACAGtgccatcaaatggagactgaactcCAGACCTGGGCAGTGCCATGAAATGGAGCCTGTTCATCAGACCTGGATAGTgcgatcaaatggagactgatccccaGACTTGGACTTTGCCGTCAAATGGAGACTGAAAACCAGAGCTGGGCAGTGCCATGAAATGGAGACAAATTTAGTAATAAAGAGATTGGCAGAGTATTCGAAAATATAAGTCACCTGTCCaccagaatgagtgagtgaatggatAATGTAAGGCAGGGTGGGGCCAAATCACTAAACACCTTGTGGAGGCTGAGGGCATTGCTGAGGTTCGAAATGCATACTTTCCATccatcttcactaaagaagaggatgttgACAGAGTCACAGAAAAAGAGGCGGCTTTAGATAAATTGTATAGGATAGACTTAGATGAAGACCATTTTTGCTCAGGGAGGTAGGGGTGGAATCAGAGATCTACCATTTGCAGATGTAACTGTCCATGATattattgataggagtgaccattgcacagtccttgtggaggcgAAGTCCCGTATTCAAACTGAGGAtaccgtccatcgtgttgtgtggcactaccatcatgctaaatgggatagattcagaacagatctgcagctcaaatctgggcatccatgaggcgctgtgggccatcaacagcagcagaattgtattccagcacaatctgtatccACATGGTCCGGCattttcctcactctatcattaccaacaatccAGTGGTTCAAACCTGCTTCAATGAGCAGTGGagaagagcaggccaggagcagcaccaggcgtacctaaaaatgaggtgcctgtctggtgaagttacaacacatGACTACATGCATTCTAAACATTCGAACCAGCTTGctttcgacagagctaagcgggcccaaaaccaacagatcagatgaaagctctgcagtcctgccacatccagtcgtgaatggtgctggacaattagacaactaacgggaagaggaggctgtgTGAACATCCTTATCCTCAATGAAGGCAGAGTCCAGCagggagtgcaaaagacaaggctgaagcgtttgcaatcattttcagttagaagtgccgagtggatgatccatccaggcctcctcctgatatcagaggaacataggaatataggaacaggagtaggccattcagcccctcgagcctgctccgccatttgataagatcatagctgatctttgatctaactccatatacctgcctttggcccatatcctttgatacctttggttgccaaaaagctatctatctcaaatttaaatttagcaattgagctagcaccaattgccgtttgtggaagagagttccaaacttctaccacccgttgtgtgtagaaatgttttctaatctcactcctgaaaggtctggctctaatttttcgacTGTGCCCATTGCTCCGAGAATCCCAAACGagcggaaatcgtttctctctatccaacctatctgttccacttattatcttataaacttccatcagatcaccccttaaccttctaaactctcgagaatacaaccccaatttgtgtaatctctccttgtaacttaacccttgaagtccaagtatcattctagtaaacctacgctctccctccaaggccaatatgtccttccgaaggtgcggtgcccagaactgttcacagtactccaggtgcggtctaaccagggttttgtatagttgcaggataacttctgcccccttgtactctcgtcctccagaattgaaggccagcattccatttgccttcttgattattttctgcatctgttcatgacacttcaatgatctatttacctgaaccccgaagtccatttggacatccactgttttaacattttaccatttagaaagtacgctgttctaccttttttgatccaaagtggatgacctcacatttgccgacattgaattccatttgccacagttttgcccattcacctaatctatcaatatcgcattgtaattttatgttttactctacactgcttgcaatgccaccaatctttgtgtcatcggaaaaCTGAGATGTGAGACATttaatgccttcatctaagtcgttaataaatattgtgtataattgaggccccaagacagatccctgcgggactccactcgtcacatcctgccgtTATTCGTAATCTCTTTCGCCTTTCGCTCTGCCAACTTCCTATCCAATCCGTACGTTTCCCTCGAATCCATGGGCTtcgatcttagctaacagtctcttatgttggACTTTAactaatgccttctggaagtccatttaaataacatcgaTTGTCATTACCCTTCACTACTTCACTCacctcttcaaataattcaatcaggtttgtcaggcacgacctacctttctcaaatccacgctggctctctctgattaactggaaattttcgaggtgttcagtcgccCTATCCTTAAttttagactccagcattttccccacttcagatgttaggctaactggtctataattccatggtttccctcactctcctttcttgaaaagcggagtgacgtgcaattttccaatctagagcgaCAGATCCTGAATCTTGGGAAATTTGAAAGGTTATAGTTCGGGcacctgcaatgtgctcaccgacttcctttaaaaccctgggatggaaaccatctcgtcctggggatttgtcattctttagtgctattattttcttcattactgttgctttacttatgttaattttattgagtccttgtccccgattcaatattatttttcttgggatttccggcatgctatcctctgttTCTGCTgtcaatactgacgcaaagtaataattcaacatgtctgccatttcccaattgtcaatgacaatattcccactttcagtttttaagtcgTCAACGCTGcttctgaccaccctctttttcctaatataactataaacgttcttcgtattggtttagatatcccttgcaagtttgttTTCATACTATCCTTTTGCAACTCTTACGATCTGTTCTGTGcccttttgttgatctttgtatctttcccattccccTGGATCTGTGCCATGTTTTTGCCTttttatgccctttccttatgtcttctaCGTTCCCTTGGTTCGTTGGTTGTCCATGGCTGACTTTTAGCAAGTAGAttccttgcccctcaggggtgtaaaccgattctgtatcacgttaaatgtttctttaaacatttcccactgatcatcagtcgttttacccattaacagatttgctcagtttactgtggacagtctctgtctcaccccgttgaagtcggccttacccaagtctagaaactTAGCAGCtaattcactttttttccttttcaaacactaccttgaactgaATCGTGTTATGATCGCTGttggataaatgttcacgcaccatcttgccgttaactaaatctggttcattgctCATTACTAATTCTAGTATGTCTtgaccccttgttgcctctcggacatactgctgtagaaaaccatgcgggacacactcaagaaattcaatacctttctgatagttgctagtctgcttttcccaatctgtgaGAAGGATGAAGTCCTCCAttgagaccactatgcctttcttacacgcttgtctaatctctgcatttatacaatctagcacttcagagctgctgccagaggtccgacacacaactcccactatcatCTGAGATCCTTTccaatttctcaattcaacccgtaTGGTCTCTGTTgactgcttacccctcgttatatcctcctttatcattgaagtgatttaatctctaatctcTAAGGATACTCCCCccgctcttccattttccctatctctcctgtagaccttataacctggtatatttagttcccaatcctgaccatcgtgcagccatgtctcagtaatagctttcatgtcataccctccaatttgaatttgtgcctgtagttcattgaATGTATTCATTATGCTCCGTGCGTTTGTATGTCGATCTCTTAGTTGGGCATACCCTCGTCTCACCTTTCGCTTTGATGctggttaatcgctttacaccttccagttttcactttatctgtcgtgcctaaagtatacattctttctgctgctccacgCTTTAACCTTTCAATTTTTCTTGGACggctatttgtactatttgtattttgAATTTCCCCTCTTTTGcttctctcaactttattctcttctgactccccgctcaggttcccatcccactgccactagtttaaaccctccccaacagcagtagcaaacccccctgcaagtatattagtcccggatctgttgtgGTGCAACCCGTTCGGCTTGTGcagttcccaccttccccaggatcggtcccaattcctatggaatctaaatccctccctcctgcaccaaccccccagccacgcattcatctgttctattctCCTTTCCTCGAGTCAcaagcacgtggcaccgggaggaatcctgaggtcctgctttttaacttatttcctaactcatTATAATCTACTTGAaggatctcatccctctttttacctatgtcgttggttccgatatgcccaccattacagaagccagtcttcaaccaattcgattcactccacgtaatatcaagaaacggctgaggccactggatacagcaaatgctatgggcccagacaacatcccggctatagtgctggagtcttgtgctccagaacgagccgcgcctcaagccaaactgttccagtacagctacaacactggcatccacctgacaatgtggaaaactgcccaggtatgccctagCCACAAAGAGCATGCCACCCGGTCAATTACTGGCCCATcagcctattctcaatcatcagcaaagtgatggaaagtgtcgtcgacagtgctatcaagcagcacttacaaaCCAATAACCTGCATTCcaatgctcagttttggttccgtcaggaccacttggctccagatctcattacagccttgatccaaacatggagaaaagagctgaattccagaggtgagctgagagtgactgaccttgacaaCAAGGCCACATTTGCCCGAGTGTTGCagcaaggaaccctagtaaaattgaaatcaatgtgtATCGGCATTTGTtttctgcaaatattgaaattgtgccctgtacacccaagtccaagtcattaatatatttcaagaaaatcagtggtctTGTTCAGGGAACACCAATGTGAACCTACCTCCATTACGAAACACAGCCGTTCACCAATACTCTTGTTTCATGTCACGTAGCCAATTTCGTATGcacgttgccactgccccttttattccatgggcttcaactttatcAACCGCCATTTGGTcgtccgtatacacaacatcaaccgcattgaccTCATCAACATTTTCTCTTAACTCATTCAAATACTCAAACAATTTCGTGAAACACgacttgccttgaacaaatccgtgctgactttccttaattaatccacacttgtccaagtgactgtcaattttgtcccggattatcgtttattAAAGCTTCCCCAGCACCGAgataaactgactgacctgtaattgcggggtttatccttgcacccttttttgagatttgcaattctccaggcctttgacaccacccccgtatctcaggattattggaagattatggcctgtaattctgcagtttccaccctcacttccctcagaaacatcggatgcatcccattcggaccgggtgacttatctactttaaatagaaTCAAACTTTCTAGTACCtcgtttatcaatttttagcccatccagtatttcaacttcTTCCTCttctactgtgactttggcagcttcttcttccttggtaaagagagGTGCCAAGTAATCATTTAGTAACTCtgccatctcctctgcctccatgtgcagATCTCCTATTTGGTCCCAATCAGCTCCA
Coding sequences within:
- the LOC137306103 gene encoding G-protein coupled receptor 15-like; this encodes MLESKIKDRATEHLENFQLIRESQRGFEKVNLLVILILSRRKCGLTRCISCYLVSMAAADLTVILTAVILDRIVTLYFINIFRNSITMCGLGDCLTHAATDCSVWFTVTFTFDRFVAICCQKLKTKYCTARTAAVVLATVSALSCLKNIPWYFRYKVFYFFSMPINCMVRLSYYTSPQWKAFDYFHRALTPLLPFVLILLLNALTVRHILLASRVRRGLRGKRDRENHKDTEMENRKKSIVLLFSISASFILLWMTQAVSTIHERIVLNYFTDQYFGNHLPGGLGYIGPILQMLSSCSNTCIYVVTQTKVRQEFKNVLTYPVVLIVQLVK